The nucleotide window GCGGAGGAGCTGACCGGCTGGCCGGCCACGGCGGCCGCCGGCCGGGAGTGTCGCGACATCTTCCGGATCGTGAACGAGCAGTCGCGCCGGCAGGTGGAGAGCCCGGTGGACCGCGTGCTGGAGGAAGGGAAGGTGGTCGGGCTCGCGAACCACACGCTGCTCATCGCGGCTGACGGCACCGAGCGGCCGATCGACGACAGCGGCGCGCCGATCCGCGATCCCGACGGGCGCGTCACCGGCGTCGTGCTCGTGTTCCGCGACATCACCGAGCGCCATCGCCTGGACGTCGAGCGGGCCGCGGCGTCCGTCGAGCGCGAGCGCCTGCTCGAGGCCGAGCGGACGGCGCGCGGCGAGGCCGAGCGCGCCAGCCGGGTGAAGGACGACTTCGTCGCGATGGTCTCGCACGAGCTGCGCACGCCGCTCAACGCGATCCTCGGCTGGACGCAGCTCATGATGCAGAGCGGCCAGGATCGCGCCGTCATCGACAAAGGGCTCGAGGTCGTGGCGCGCAACACGCGCATCCAGGCGCAGCTCATCTCCGACCTGCTCGACATCAGCCGGATCGTCGCGGGCAAGCTCCAGCTCGAGATCCAGCGGGTGGAGCTCGAGCCGATCATCAACGACGCGATCGAGACCATCCAGCGCGAGGCCGACGCGAAGGACGTGCGGATCCGGCGCGAGCTCGACCCGAACGCCGGCTCGGTGGCGGGCGACTCGGCACGGCTGCAGCAGATCGTCTGGAACCTCGTGTCCAACGCCGTCAAGTTCACGCCCGCCGGCGGCACGGTGTCGATCGCGCTCCGCGCGCGGCCCGGCAAGGCGGAGATCGTCGTCTCGGACAGCGGCGCGGGCATGCGGCCGGAAACCCTGCCGTACATCTTCGACCGCTTCCACCAGGCCGATCGATCGATCACGCGGCGGTTCGGCGGCCTCGGGCTGGGCCTCGCGATCGTCAAGCACCTCGTGGACCTGCACGGCGGCACGGTCCGCGCCGAGAGCGCCGGCGAAGGCAGGGGCTCGACCTTCACCGTCCTGCTGCCGACGAGCACGGCCGTCGTCGCCACGCCGGCCGAAGACGACGCGTCGCCGCTCCTGGCGGTCGACGACGGCATGTCGCTCGGCGGGATGCGGATTCTCGTCGTCGAGGACGAGCCGGACACGCGCGAGTACCTCAGCCGGCTGCTCGAGGCGCACGATGCCGTCGTGCTCCTGGCCAAGTCGGCCGCCGAGGCGCTCGAGATCTTCCGCCTCACGCGGCCCGATCTGCTCGTGAGCGACATCGGCCTGCCGGAGATCGACGGCTACGATCTCATCCGCCGCATCCGGCGCGGCGACGCCGGCGACGCCAGCAGCCTGCCCGCCATCGCCCTCACTGCCTACGCGCGGACCGAGGATCGGATGCGGGCGCTGCGGGCGGGATTCCAGGGCCACCTGGCCAAGCCGGTCGAAGCGGCCGAACTGCTCGCCGCCGTGGCCAGCTTCCGCGGCGTCGTCGAGTCCCAGCAGAGAAGCCGCCGCCCGCGGTGATCGCGCGCGCCACGTCCGCGCGCGCCGGTCGCGCACGGGCCGGCAACGCTGCGAGAGGCACATGAGTTGCAGTAGCGAGTGGACGCGTGGTCGCCTACCTGATGCTCTCGATGAGCGCCTTCGCGGGACAGGCGCTGCTGTTCGTGCCGATCGTTCCGCTCCTCGTCGGCACGGGCGTCCTCGCGGCCGGCGGTGAGCTGCGCGTGGGCGGGGCGGTCGTCGCGCTCGTGATCGGCGTGGCCGCCGGCGACTGGCTCTGGTTCGTGCTGGGGCGCCATCGCGGCGGATCGCTCGTCCGGCGCGTGTGCCGGCTGGCCGGCGAGCCGAACACGTGCGTGCGGCGCGTCGAGCAGCTCTTCGCGCGGTACGGCGCGCGCGCGCTCGTCGTCTCCAAGTTCGTGCCCGGCCTGAGCACGGTGGCGCTGCCGCTGGCCGGCGCGTTCGGCATGCGCCCGCGCCGGTTCGTCGCGTTCGACGTGTCCGGCGTCGCCCTCTGGAGCTCGACGTACGTCGTCGTCGGCTACCTCGCGTCCGATTCGGTCATGGAGATCGTCGGCGCGCCGGGGCGGCGATGGCGGATCGTGGCGGCAGCCGCGGCGGCGCTTGGCGCCTACGCGCTGTGGAGGTCCGTGCGGCGGCGTCGTGCCGCGCGTGCGCTGGCGACCCCGCGCATGCCCGTCGCGGAACTGCGGCGGAAGCTCGACGCGGGCGAGCCCGTGACGGTCGTCGACCTCCGGCATCCGATCGCGGTCGAGAGCGATCCCGACGGCATCCCCGGAGCGCGGCCGATCCCGGCCGAAGAGCTGCCGTCGCGCGAGGCGGAGCTCTCGCGCGACGGCGTCATCGTGCTCTATTGCTCCTGTCCCGACGAGGCGACGAGCGCGGCCGAGGCGCTGCGGCTGCGGGCGCGCGGCTTCCGGCGCGTCGTGCCGCTCGAGGGCGGCCTCGTCGCGTGGCGGGCGCACGGGTTCCCGGTCGCGCCGATCGCGCCGCGCGTCGCCGTCGACGACCGCGTCCTGAACGCCGCGTAGGGATCAGGGCGCGGGCGTTCCTGGATCGACGTGAGGTGTGAGCTCTGAATCGTCTCAGGTGCCAAGCCGGACGTCATGCTCACGCGCGCGGGACGCTGTGCCATCGTCAATGACTCCGGTCGCGCTCGATCGTCAGGTCCGTTCGTTCTGTCGTTAGGCTCGAACTCGTCGGC belongs to Acidobacteriota bacterium and includes:
- a CDS encoding PAS domain S-box protein codes for the protein MNHRTENDAVPAGARRARPDDADAGFRQLADALPALIWISGPDGRCTWFNQQWLAFVDRRMDQEVGEGWTEHVHPDDIVRVLRTYGDAVAARAPFDLQYRIRRHDGVYRWLLDQGTPFVDAEGAFAGFTGSCVDITDQMQAGRAQAYLAAIVESSDDAIIAKDLNGIIQSCNASAERLFGYTAAELVGRPVRILIPAERQFEEDDILARMRRGESIDHFETVRVRKDGSLIDISLSVSPVRDFTGAIIGVSKVARDITAQKRVAADLAAQQAWFRTTLGSIGDAVIATDPEGRVTYLNAMAERISQWPMAEAAGRPIDEVVRIVDEKTRRPIASPVEQVLRIGTTVGGNHALLLGRRGTSSPIAHSAAPIATPEGERLGVVFVFRDVTEERRAEARLAEQREWLETTLRSIGDAVIATDDRGRIVFMNAVAEELTGWPATAAAGRECRDIFRIVNEQSRRQVESPVDRVLEEGKVVGLANHTLLIAADGTERPIDDSGAPIRDPDGRVTGVVLVFRDITERHRLDVERAAASVERERLLEAERTARGEAERASRVKDDFVAMVSHELRTPLNAILGWTQLMMQSGQDRAVIDKGLEVVARNTRIQAQLISDLLDISRIVAGKLQLEIQRVELEPIINDAIETIQREADAKDVRIRRELDPNAGSVAGDSARLQQIVWNLVSNAVKFTPAGGTVSIALRARPGKAEIVVSDSGAGMRPETLPYIFDRFHQADRSITRRFGGLGLGLAIVKHLVDLHGGTVRAESAGEGRGSTFTVLLPTSTAVVATPAEDDASPLLAVDDGMSLGGMRILVVEDEPDTREYLSRLLEAHDAVVLLAKSAAEALEIFRLTRPDLLVSDIGLPEIDGYDLIRRIRRGDAGDASSLPAIALTAYARTEDRMRALRAGFQGHLAKPVEAAELLAAVASFRGVVESQQRSRRPR
- a CDS encoding VTT domain-containing protein; translated protein: MVAYLMLSMSAFAGQALLFVPIVPLLVGTGVLAAGGELRVGGAVVALVIGVAAGDWLWFVLGRHRGGSLVRRVCRLAGEPNTCVRRVEQLFARYGARALVVSKFVPGLSTVALPLAGAFGMRPRRFVAFDVSGVALWSSTYVVVGYLASDSVMEIVGAPGRRWRIVAAAAAALGAYALWRSVRRRRAARALATPRMPVAELRRKLDAGEPVTVVDLRHPIAVESDPDGIPGARPIPAEELPSREAELSRDGVIVLYCSCPDEATSAAEALRLRARGFRRVVPLEGGLVAWRAHGFPVAPIAPRVAVDDRVLNAA